The following coding sequences lie in one Panicum virgatum strain AP13 chromosome 6N, P.virgatum_v5, whole genome shotgun sequence genomic window:
- the LOC120678666 gene encoding uncharacterized protein LOC120678666 isoform X2, with product MPVSLQESATFTILGDCGRHLPGELEECCCTKQLPLDAQSVQREHSGTSRNNVMIRSVGNGDQHPSYGNRKWECDCCVLDGFLDACRKSAVKEGSWVHFFCKSGNSDRSNLNQVPALGHLYIDGQLIEINHCHVILYEVPTFGRNHFSLGVDAPRELKASFKKPNWINDLQKQPSFLDLDSILLALNCSNAARLPVTQECSTSSSGPYFAFASVYDALVQVTWHCMGIFLASASTILYIMIIVFRKCLCHMSQYLMLHKVFKHSWNNIQRRSCQILYWPIVLRDTSLSSTVNMEYAHKAAIRKHALWSSIAVDLLMGFVLGAVFLLNTETICIWTIALVHHMTDAILRSGCVWLMGVPAGFKLNTELAELLGMISLNAVQIYSTLWFFVGAYLRHIIQGIAFSGIILGLTAPVSFFIDIIQLATLHVTMLHWLISSIYSRQIQTVASLWRLFRGRKWNPLRQRLDSYDYTVEQHVVGSLLFTPVLLLIPTTSVFYVFFSILTTTVIWVCVMLEIAIAVIQSTPYAELTLWMTRRQRFPAGIFFLHVPSSSGHTFEDDDLSAHPIRGCNERKTKDTVHEQSESLVSELNCNYATLVQVIRSNYERVFNRTGFSFCKQLAYGILSGERVPSSLHLQPSPSFPWMNIGITEYWMHCRDSVLSCAPKRSVGTNGQVLLSHLLCNTCITRIL from the exons ATGCCTGTAAGCCTGCAAGAATCTGCTACATTTACCATTCTTGGGGATTGCGGTCGACATCTCCCTGGAGAATTAGAAGAATGCTGCTGTACTAAACAACTGCCCTTGGACGCACAATCGGTTCAGAGAGAACATTCTGGCACAAGCAGAAACAATGTTATGATCAGATCAGTTGGGAATGGGGATCAGCATCCAAGTTATGGTAATAGAAAATGGGAATGCGATTGTTGTGTGTTAGATGGTTTTCTGGATGCTTGCAGAAAGTCTGCAGTCAAAGAGGGTAGCTGGGTGCACTTCTTTTGCAAATCTGGAAACAGCGATAGGAGCAACTTAAATCAAGTTCCAGCTCTTGGCCATCTGTATATTGATGGCCAACTGATTGAAATCAATCATTGCCAC GTTATACTATATGAGGTTCCAACCTTTGGGAGAAACCATTTTTCACTGGGTGTGGACGCACCTCGTGAGTTGAAAGCTTCTTTCAAAAAGCCAAACTGGATAAATGATCTGCAAAAACAACCATCATTTCTTGATTTG GATTCAATTCTTTTGGCACTCAATTGTTCAAATGCAGCTAGACTGCCAGTCACTCAGGAATGCTCTACCAGCAGCTCTGGGCCTTATTTCGCCTTTGCATCGGT ATATGATGCCCTGGTTCAAGTGACATGGCACTGCATGGGAATATTCTTGGCTTCAGCATCAACTATTCTCTATATCATGATTATAGTGTTCCGAAAATGTTTATGCCATATGTCCCAGTACTTGATGCTACATAAGGTTTTCAAACATTCATGGAATAACATTCAGCGTCGCAGTTGTCAAATTCTTTACTGGCCAATTGTCCTCCGAGATACCTCCCTAAG CTCCACTGTGAACATGGAGTATGCACACAAAGCTGCAATTCGGAAGCATGCTCTGTGGTCAAGTATCGCTGTGGATCTCCTGATGGGTTTTGTCCTTGGAGCAGTATTTTTATTAAATACGGAGACAATTTGTATTTGGACTATTGCTCTCGTCCACCACATGACAGACGCAATCTTACGATCTGGCTGTGTGTGGCTGATGGGTGTTCCGGCTGGCTTTAAGCTGAATACAGAGTTAGCAGAGCTTTTAGGCATGATTTCACTGAATGCAGTTCAAATTTACTCTACCCTTTGGTTCTTTGTGGGAGCCTACCTGAGGCATATAATTCAAGGAATTGCATTTTCTGGAATTATTTTGGGTTTGACAGCTCCAGTTTCATTCTTTATTGATATTATCCAGCTTGCTACATTGCATGTTACTATGCTTCACTGGTTAATATCATCGATATATTCAAGACAGATTCAGACTGTTGCATCCTTGTGGCGTCTTTTCAG AGGGCGCAAATGGAATCCTCTTAGGCAGAGGTTAGATAGCTATGACTACACAGTTGAACAGCACGTGGTTGGTTCCTTGCTGTTTACACCGGTCCTACTCCTTATACCTACAACTTCTGTATTCTATGTATTCTTCTCTATCTTGACTACAACAGTTATCTGGGTGTGTGTGATGCTGGAAATCGCAATCGCGGTAATCCAATCTACGCCTTATGCTGAGTTAACTCTATGGATGACGAGGAGGCAAAGATTTCCTGCTGGTATATTTTTCCTTCACGTGCCATCCTCATCTGGACATACCTTTGAAGATGATGACCTATCAGCCCATCCAATCAGAGGTTGCAATGAAAGGAAAACAAAGGATACTGTACATGAACAATCAGAGTCATTAGTTTCAGAACTTAATTGCAACTATGCCACTCTTG TCCAAGTAATCAGATCAAATTATGAGAGAGTTTTCAACAGGACGGGTTTCTCCTTCTGCAAACAATTGGCATACGGGATCCTTAGTGGTGAAAG GGTGCCTTCATCGCTGCATCTTCAACCGTC